In Leptospira licerasiae serovar Varillal str. VAR 010, the sequence CGAGGGCAGAAAAAAATTGGACGGAGCATTCGAGTCTTTAGCAGGATTCGTGCATTCTCCTCCAAAAGTATTGGGGCTTTTAGGCCAATTGAGCTTAGCTGTATTCAAATTGGGCCGTCATTTAAGATCAGCATTCCAGGCGGGATTTGCAGCATTACATTCTTACATAACCGCTCATAGATTCGAAGAGATCATGTTCTCCAAAGCAAAAGAATTGTTAAACGAAGGTAAAGATCTCCAGAACAAATCCAATTTCAATCAGGTGCTTGCTTCGGTTTCCAAAAAAGACGCGGACCAGTTTAGAGAAGATATCTTAAAATTATTTGCGACACTTTCGGACAGGGAACTTCTTTCTAAGATCAAACAACTTATGGACGCGGTTGTTAAAACGATGAAGTCCAAACCTAAAACTTATACTCAAGAAGAAGTGGAAGGTATTATGCTCGGTGCAGGAATTCTTACAAAGGGAGAAGAACTATTTTCGGGAATGACTCGAGAAGAAATGGACCTGATCTTAGAAGCGATTGATCAAGTGGAGAAGGATTCGTTTGAAGAAGCGATTGCTTCTGTAGGTAAATAACCCTGCCGACGGTCGGAGTCGAACCGACACGAGGTTGCCCTCGCTGGATTTTGAATCCAGTGCGTCTACCAATTCCACCACATCGGCGGGTTTTATAATTCCGTATTGGATCAGGAATCGAGTTCGATGTACTTGCCCTTACCGCGGGCTACAATTTTACCGATCTCGTTCTCTATTTCGGCCCTGTTTTCGATCACTTTTTTGTTCTTTTTAACGAACCAGCCACGTAAATGCAGAGGTTGATTTACTTGTGCAGGCTGTAAGAAGCGGATCGTCAACTCGCCAGTTGTTGTTTTAAAATTCATCGCTTCATTGATTTTGGCCATAATTTCGTCCAAAATAGTTGCGATGATTCCGGGATGGATCACGTCCGGGGACCCTTGGAACTTTTCAGGAACCGTGTAGTCACCGTAAGCGGTTTTAGTGTCCTCATCAAAGGTGATCTTTAATTGAAGACCGTCCGGATTGTCAGGACTAGACCCGAAGCTCAGGTTTTCCCGAACCGTTGATTTCATATATGTCAAGTTATTACTTAACATTCATGGTGTCAATCCGAAAAAGCTACTGATTGCTGTTTAAGAACGATGTAATACTCTGTCGAAAATAATAGGTAAGAATCTTTTAAATGACTGCACTTCTTTTATTATTGGGACTTCTTTCTGCAGGAGCAGGAGCGTACACTTTATTCAGAGATCCGAATAGATCTTCCGGAAGTTCTGCGCCTTCTCCTGGTGGTGGGCGTTCCGGTGGAAGCGGCGGTCCAGGGTCGGGTGGAGGAGGTGCAGGAACTCCTGCTCCAGCTGATCGAGGAAAACTAGTCAACGTAGGAGACCAAGAACCTCCTAGTTCTTCTGCTCCTTCTCCATCTTCTTCACAGCCGCAAAAAGGCGGCGGGCAACCAACAGCAGAAAAGCCTAAGGAAGAATGGAGTCCTCCTTCTCCCGGCGGAGAAACTCCTAACTATCCCGGATTAAAGAAGAAGGATAAATTACAACTTCCTCATGCAACCGACGATATCATTCGGAATAACTCCCGTTATGCGCATCATAGAAGACCTCTTTTACATTCGGAAGCGTTAGTAGATAAGGAAAATTTCTTAGGTGCGTTGGAGATCTTAAAGAGAACTAACGCTAGGATCCCCGATTCGGATATTAATGAAAAAATTGATAATAATATCCAAGCGATAGAGGATCATATCAACTCTCCTCCTGAAGAAGAGACTTATACTCCAGATGATCCGAATTATACAGGGCCTCCCATTCCGATGGGAGACTTGGTCAAGGCTATCAAAGAGATCAGCCAAGCTCTTGGGAACAGTATGTCCCAAGGATTCTCAAATCCGATTCAGATCCAGGCTCCTCCCGGAACAGAGGCGCCTAAACTTCCTGCAGAACTTCCACCAGGACCAGTTTCTTATCAAATTATTTCTTATGCTCCTTCTTCCGGGCCAATACCCCCACCACCACCGGGCGCTCCTATTTCTTATAGTGCAGGTGTTCCTTCACCTCCAGGAGGATTTCCTCCTGGTCCGGGTGGTTCCCCTTCAAACGATGGGCCAGGTCCTGTAAGTCCGGAAGATTTTGCTCCTTCTGAACCTTCCCCCAAACCGAAAGACCAAGGACATCTTGATCCGAATGAGATGGATCTTCCTGAAGATACTTTTTTCACGGATGAATGGGATAAGTTTAAGGATCTTCCTCTCGTAGATAGAAGGACTGGAGAAGATCGTCGCTCCCAAGGAGAAAGAAGAGGAGGAGAAGGTTCCCGCAAGGACAGAAGAGGGGAAGACGACAGAAGGAAAGAGGATCTTTTCCAAGAGAGAGACGATTATCTCAAGAAGAAGGCGGAAGAAAAGCGCCAAGAAAGAGAAGAGCAAGCATTAGAGGAACCTTTACCTCAGGATTGGCCTAAACCTGAATATCCTCTTTCCGATCAGATCCCAGGTTATGCGGCACCTGTTCTTCCTCAGATAGATTTAGTTCCGATTCGTTTACCTGATCCGGAAGATAAAGTGTTGAGAGGAGAGCCAGAAGGAACTCCGCAAGCACCCGCACCGACTCCAAGCGGAGAAGCTGCCGCCGCTCCAGGTCCAGTAGAATTACCTAAAATAGATCTTCCTGATCCTGTGGATGAAACTAAGCAGGAAGAATACAAACCTGAAATTCCTCCGCTAGCAGGGCCAGGAGCTCCGGCCGGAGCTGCACCTTCTCCTATTCCGAATGCGGAAGAAGCTCCGGAGATAGAAGTACTGGATGGAGGTCTAGAACCTCTAGACCAAGATAGACCGGAAGGTCCAAGCGGAGGCGGAGAAGAAGAGCCTAAAATGATCCATGGTATTCTGGAGTTAAAACCTCCGGAAGTGGATGATGCTCCCTTCTTGACCTTGACCTATGATTTCGGGAAGATACCTCATTCTTTCAAACTTTCCAAGAATTACAGTATTATGGAATACTCATATTATAAGTATAAGCCAATGCTGATCAAGGCTCAGGAATTCGCTCGCCGCAAAATGTTGAAGAACGCTCTAAATTATTATCGTGTGATCAAATCCCAGAACATCCCTCCTGAACTCAGAAAGATGATTAACCGTAACATCAAGGACATCACTGAGTTCATGGAGAAATACCTAATGGCTAAAGGGTGAGTCGTAGAGTTTAGAGAGAGACACAGAGGTTTTCTCACACAGAGTCACAAAGTCACGCAGGGTATCACGCAGAGCCGCTAAGTCGCAGAGGGTTTTCGTAAGGTAGGAACTCTGAGTCCTGACTCCTCGCTGTGATTCGGCGTCTCTGCGCACCATATTGTTCTCCGCGTCTCCGAGTGAACCTGTCGTATCTGAAATTCTGACAGAAAAAGCGGTTTAGAAAAAAATCCCGGAATTTCCTAAAAAAGAAAAACTGCTTTCCATCCTGGCTGTCTAAATTTAGAATGATTCTAAATAGGAGAGAGCAAAATGCCTCAAGTTACTTCACTCGCACCGGACTTTAAAGCAGAAGCCGTAATCGGCCAGCAAATCAAGGAAATCAAACTTTCCGACTATAAAGGAAAGTGGGTTGTTCTATTCTTCTGGCCCCTCGACTTCACTTTCGTTTGTCCTACTGAAATCATCGAGTACGATGCAAAACTAGACGAATTCAAAAAAATCGGAGCGGAAGTTCTGGGAGTTTCCGTTGACAGCGCTTTTACTCACCTTGCTTGGAAGAACACTCCTCGTAAACAAGGCGGATTGGGTGATATCAAGTATCCTCTAATTGCTGACATAACCAAGTCGATCGCAAGAGATTACGGAGTTCTTTTAGAAGGCGGAGTCGCTCTAAGAGGAACCTTCGTGATCGATCCTGCCGGAGTGATCCGTCAGTCTACCATCAACGATCTTCCTGTAGGAAGAAACATAGATGAAGCGATCCGTTTGGTGAAAGCTTTCCAATACGTGGAAAAACACGGTGAAGTTTGTCCTGCAAACTGGGACGAAGGAAAGAAAACCATGAAAGCGGATCCGGAAAAGTCCAAAGAATATTTCTCTTCGGTAAACTAATCCATTCTCACGGAAATCCGGTCCTAGGGCCGGATTCTCCCATCTAATTTCTCCTGGTCACTCTCCTGACTCCTTACAACCTGGTTATATGGCCCTCAATCGGCCAAAACTCGCACTTAGTCATTTCGGAAAGGGTTGCATCTTTTCCGGATAAAGTCTAAGATATGGGAGAAGAATATTATGGCACAAGCACTTGAGATCATTTCAGACGAAGATAGATATTATCGTGCGGATAATTTTCCCAAAGGACTGACACGCAAAGTGGTGGAGTCCATCTCCCATATTAAGAATGAGCCTGCATGGCTGACTGAATTTCGTCTTGAGGCATTCAAAGTTTTTGAAAGTAAACCTATGCCCGGTTGGGGATTTTTTCCCAACTTCAAAGTGGATATAGACGAGTATGTACATTATATAGGCGCAAATCATAAAAAGAAAAAATCCTGGGACGAAGTTGATCCTGAAGTATTAAAAAGTTTTGAAAGACTTGGCATCCCCGAACACGAAAGAAAATACCTGGCAGGGATCGAAGCCATGGAAGATTCCGAGACTGTTTACGCTAACGTTAAAAAGGAACTTACAGATCTTGGGATTATTTTTTGCGACATTGACACTGCGATACGAGAGTATCCTGAGATCGTTCGCAAATATATCGGAACTGTCGTTTCTATCGGGGACAATAAATTCTCCGCATTGAACTCCGCTGTTTTTTCGGGAGGATCTTTCGCTTATGTTCCGAAAGGTGTCAAAACTCCAATGCCTTTACAGGCTTACTTCAAGGTGAGTGCTGCTTCTTCCGGCCAATACGAAAGGACACTTCTAATCGCAGAAGACGGAGCGGAGTTGGAATATTCGGAAGGATGTTCTTCCGTACAGGACAAAGGAACAAATTTCCATACCGCAGTGGTGGAGCTGATCGCTCATAAGAATTCCAAAATATTCTACACTACGATCCAAAACTGGAAAAAGAATATGTACAACTGGACAGTAAAGCGCGGTCTTTGTCATGAAGCGGCCCATATTACCTGGACGGATGTGAATATAGGTGCGAACACCATCAAGTATCCAGGTATCGTATTACAGGGAGATAATTCTACTGGAGATATTTTATCCTTGGCGTTTGCAGGTTCCGGTCAGATCCAAGATACTGGTGCAAGGATCATTCATGTAGGTAAAAACACCCGCAGTAATATTCTTGCAAAAGGAGTTTCTTTGGACGGCGGGATCAACTCATACAGAGGTCTTGTAAAATTCACGACAGGTTCTTCTAACGCATACAGCCACGTGAAATGTGACGGTCTCATGATGGATGATCGTTCTCAATCCCACGCTTATCCTTATAACGATGTGAGCGGGCAGAATGGAACCTTGAACTATGAAGCGACTGTTTCTCGGATCGACGAGGACCAATTGTTCTATCTTCAATCCAGAGGACTTTCGGAAGATGATGCAAAACTTCTGATCATCAACGGTTTCTGCGAAGGTGTGACTAAACACTTAAATGTGGAATATTCTGTAGAGATGACTCGGCTTATTAGAATGATCTTGGAAGATGGGAAAGTTATTTCCGAACATTCGGATTCGGCTGTTTCCTGACCGGAAAAAAGCTGGTATTCCTTTTAAAATCCGGTCATACAAATCGTATGCAGAGAGTATTGGGTATTTTTCTTGTGGTCGGTTTGATTCTGGCTGGGCTCCAGATCTTTTTTCCGGATGGGTCAGTTTCTTCTAACGAATCTGAACAAACAAGTTCTACTGCAACGCCAGAAGAACAGGAAGTAAAAACCGAAACTCCAAACGCGGCCTTTTTTTGGATCACAGCCACTATCGGTTCTTTTCTGGACCAATTGAAAAAAGAATCCGCAGATCGTAATGCCGATCCGGAATCTCTTACCGACCAGGAGTTGAAGGAACTTTTTCAACAAGGTTTAGATTCTTATAATGCTGCGGAATACGAAAATGCGATTTCCCAATATGATCGTTATCTCGCAGTGAATCCTAAAAATTCTTCCGCATTCTATAATCGTGGTTTAAGTAAATATTATCTGAATAGATACACCGAGGCCGAAACTGATTTTGATACCGCGTATTCTTTGGATGATAAGAATCTGGACGCGTTATATTATAGAGGTTTAAGTCGTTTCGGTTTGGAAAGAAAGGAAGAAGGTTTAGGAGACCTGAACAAGGCCATCGATTCCGGCCTAATAAAGTCGTATGCATTTGCGGAAAGGGCGATCCAACTAGGTATATTAGAAAAAACGAAAGAATCTTTGGCTGACGCCAAAAAAGCTGTACAATTGGAGCCGGAATATCCGAGAGCGATTTTTGCTTTGGGATTCGCATATTATGCATCTGGCAAATATAAGGAAAGTGTGGATTCTTATTCCAAAGTTTTGAGGATTTTGCCGGACGATTCGATATCATATTTCAATCGTGGATTGGGTTATGCTGCCCTAAAAAGAAAGACTGAGTCTTGTAAGGATTATAAAAAATCCTGGGATCTAGGATACACAAACGCAGAAAAACAATATAAGGATTCTTGCAAGTGAACGAAACCATTCCCGATACTGAAATCCTGGAGAATGGGACCGGAAAGATCCCGCTCAAGGGTCATACTCTGGCGGAACTCACTCAGATTATTTCCGAGTTGGGCGAAAAACCTTTTAGAGCGAAACAAATTTATAATGGATTATATGCGAATCGTTACGAGTCTTGGGAAGAATTTTCCACCATCGGCAAGGACTTAAAGGAAAAATTAAAGGAGAAGTTCAGCTTCTCCTCCATCAGCGTTGCTAAACATTTAAAATCTGTAGACGGTACCCAAAAATTCACATTCGAATCCGTCCCAGGAAGCGGGAAAGAATTCGAATCCGTCTGGATCCCTTCAGGAGACGGTGGAAGGAAAACGATCTGTATTTCTTCCCAAGTGGGTTGCACCTTAAATTGTAAATTCTGCGCTACTGCCAAACTTCCCTACATGGGAAATTTAAAGGCAGGAGAGATCATAGACCAGATCCTCCAGGTAGAAAAGATCGTAGGCGATCGCGCTACAAACATAGTGTTTATGGGAATGGGCGAACCCATGCATAATTACTTTAATGTAATGCGTGCAGCGGAACTTCTTCATGACCAAGAAGCATTGGGAATG encodes:
- a CDS encoding tetratricopeptide repeat protein, producing the protein MQRVLGIFLVVGLILAGLQIFFPDGSVSSNESEQTSSTATPEEQEVKTETPNAAFFWITATIGSFLDQLKKESADRNADPESLTDQELKELFQQGLDSYNAAEYENAISQYDRYLAVNPKNSSAFYNRGLSKYYLNRYTEAETDFDTAYSLDDKNLDALYYRGLSRFGLERKEEGLGDLNKAIDSGLIKSYAFAERAIQLGILEKTKESLADAKKAVQLEPEYPRAIFALGFAYYASGKYKESVDSYSKVLRILPDDSISYFNRGLGYAALKRKTESCKDYKKSWDLGYTNAEKQYKDSCK
- a CDS encoding peroxiredoxin, with the translated sequence MPQVTSLAPDFKAEAVIGQQIKEIKLSDYKGKWVVLFFWPLDFTFVCPTEIIEYDAKLDEFKKIGAEVLGVSVDSAFTHLAWKNTPRKQGGLGDIKYPLIADITKSIARDYGVLLEGGVALRGTFVIDPAGVIRQSTINDLPVGRNIDEAIRLVKAFQYVEKHGEVCPANWDEGKKTMKADPEKSKEYFSSVN
- the rlmN gene encoding 23S rRNA (adenine(2503)-C(2))-methyltransferase RlmN, with amino-acid sequence MNETIPDTEILENGTGKIPLKGHTLAELTQIISELGEKPFRAKQIYNGLYANRYESWEEFSTIGKDLKEKLKEKFSFSSISVAKHLKSVDGTQKFTFESVPGSGKEFESVWIPSGDGGRKTICISSQVGCTLNCKFCATAKLPYMGNLKAGEIIDQILQVEKIVGDRATNIVFMGMGEPMHNYFNVMRAAELLHDQEALGMGAKRITISTSGVVNGIRRFIENKEPYNLAISLNHPDPNGRKEIMDIEEKFALPELLDAALEYTKVLKRRITFEYVMIPGVNMSPEDAKKLVKIARRLDCKINVIPLNTEFFGWRRPTDQEINEFLRHLEPAGVPILNRRSPGKDINGACGMLAAKS
- the sufB gene encoding Fe-S cluster assembly protein SufB; its protein translation is MAQALEIISDEDRYYRADNFPKGLTRKVVESISHIKNEPAWLTEFRLEAFKVFESKPMPGWGFFPNFKVDIDEYVHYIGANHKKKKSWDEVDPEVLKSFERLGIPEHERKYLAGIEAMEDSETVYANVKKELTDLGIIFCDIDTAIREYPEIVRKYIGTVVSIGDNKFSALNSAVFSGGSFAYVPKGVKTPMPLQAYFKVSAASSGQYERTLLIAEDGAELEYSEGCSSVQDKGTNFHTAVVELIAHKNSKIFYTTIQNWKKNMYNWTVKRGLCHEAAHITWTDVNIGANTIKYPGIVLQGDNSTGDILSLAFAGSGQIQDTGARIIHVGKNTRSNILAKGVSLDGGINSYRGLVKFTTGSSNAYSHVKCDGLMMDDRSQSHAYPYNDVSGQNGTLNYEATVSRIDEDQLFYLQSRGLSEDDAKLLIINGFCEGVTKHLNVEYSVEMTRLIRMILEDGKVISEHSDSAVS
- a CDS encoding PaaI family thioesterase is translated as MKSTVRENLSFGSSPDNPDGLQLKITFDEDTKTAYGDYTVPEKFQGSPDVIHPGIIATILDEIMAKINEAMNFKTTTGELTIRFLQPAQVNQPLHLRGWFVKKNKKVIENRAEIENEIGKIVARGKGKYIELDS